One genomic segment of Brevibacillus laterosporus LMG 15441 includes these proteins:
- a CDS encoding ABC transporter ATP-binding protein gives MIKRFFAYYVPYKKLFMLDFGCAVIAGLLELCFPLAVNYFVDDLLPGGKWDIILWASLGLLGIYALNTFLLYIVNYWGHTLGINIETDMRKKLFDHIQKLSFRFFDNNKTGHLMSRLTNDMNQIGEMAHHGPEDLFVALMTLIGSFTLMLLIHWKLAVFTFVVIPIIIWFVVYFNKKMTEAIHQLFTDIGDFNARVEDNVGGIRVVKAFSNEEHERKKFAVNNSRFRVTKLVSYKLIAKNGSISYMMMRFITVFVMVCGTWYVINNELTYGEFIGFLLLTNVFFRPIEKINSIIESYPQGFAGFKRYVELLDTEPDIMDAPHAVEMGAFREAIRFENVSFGYENQTKVLNNVQLTINKGETVAFVGPSGAGKTTLCSLLPRFYEVQAGRIMIDNVDIRNLKQESLRRQIGIVQQDVFLFSGTIRENILYGKLHATEDEIWEAVKRARLDEFILAQPDGLDTAIGERGVKLSGGQKQRLSIARIFIKNPPILILDEATSALDTETEVAIQQALTELSEGRTTLVIAHRLATIKNADRIVVVADQGIIEQGSHQQLLSVGGIYSRLHEAQFGT, from the coding sequence ATGATAAAACGTTTCTTTGCCTATTATGTTCCTTATAAGAAATTGTTTATGCTGGACTTTGGCTGCGCGGTCATTGCTGGTTTATTAGAGCTTTGTTTCCCACTTGCAGTTAATTATTTTGTTGACGATCTGTTGCCAGGCGGGAAATGGGATATTATTTTATGGGCATCGCTTGGTTTGCTAGGCATTTATGCCTTGAATACTTTTTTACTCTATATTGTCAACTATTGGGGTCATACGCTGGGTATCAACATTGAGACCGATATGCGTAAGAAACTATTCGATCATATACAGAAGTTGTCATTTCGTTTTTTTGATAACAACAAAACAGGTCATCTGATGTCGAGATTAACCAATGACATGAATCAAATTGGCGAGATGGCCCATCATGGACCAGAAGATTTGTTCGTAGCGCTGATGACCTTGATAGGTTCCTTTACGTTAATGTTACTTATCCATTGGAAACTCGCTGTGTTTACCTTTGTGGTCATCCCGATCATTATTTGGTTTGTTGTTTACTTTAACAAAAAAATGACCGAAGCCATTCACCAATTGTTTACTGATATTGGAGATTTTAATGCGCGAGTAGAGGACAATGTTGGTGGCATTCGTGTTGTGAAAGCTTTTTCAAATGAGGAGCATGAGAGAAAGAAGTTTGCCGTAAATAATAGTAGATTTCGTGTAACGAAGCTAGTCTCCTATAAACTTATTGCCAAAAATGGATCGATTAGTTATATGATGATGCGATTTATAACGGTTTTTGTGATGGTATGCGGCACATGGTACGTCATTAATAATGAACTTACGTACGGTGAATTTATCGGCTTTTTGCTCTTAACCAATGTCTTTTTCCGACCGATTGAGAAAATTAACTCGATCATTGAGAGTTACCCGCAAGGATTTGCTGGATTCAAACGGTACGTTGAATTGCTAGATACGGAACCCGACATCATGGATGCACCGCATGCAGTTGAAATGGGAGCATTTAGAGAGGCAATCCGTTTTGAAAATGTTTCGTTTGGGTATGAGAATCAAACAAAGGTACTAAATAACGTTCAGTTAACCATTAACAAGGGAGAGACAGTAGCCTTTGTGGGTCCATCTGGGGCGGGGAAAACAACCCTGTGCAGCTTACTCCCGCGCTTTTATGAAGTACAAGCTGGAAGAATTATGATTGACAACGTGGATATTCGCAATCTTAAGCAAGAATCCTTACGCAGACAAATTGGGATTGTACAGCAGGACGTATTCTTATTTTCGGGGACCATTCGTGAAAATATCCTATACGGAAAGCTACATGCCACAGAGGATGAGATATGGGAGGCAGTTAAAAGAGCAAGGCTTGATGAATTTATTCTGGCTCAACCAGATGGATTGGATACGGCCATTGGGGAGAGGGGTGTTAAGCTTTCAGGAGGACAGAAGCAAAGGCTCTCCATAGCCCGCATTTTTATAAAAAATCCACCAATTCTAATTCTTGACGAAGCCACCTCTGCATTGGATACGGAGACGGAGGTTGCTATTCAGCAGGCGTTGACCGAGCTGTCAGAAGGAAGAACTACGCTAGTGATTGCTCATCGTTTAGCAACGATTAAAAATGCTGATCGAATCGTAGTAGTAGCGGATCAGGGAATTATCGAACAGGGAAGTCACCAACAGCTACTATCGGTGGGAGGCATATACAGTAGACTGCATGAAGCACAGTTTGGAACGTAA
- a CDS encoding FecCD family ABC transporter permease — MQSVTATKTERLKSKHGFTAIAILSILIVIAFIFSMNTGFIRLSPLELLQTLFGAGTDKQNLILFEFRLPRIVISLLIGAGLAVSGCVMQGISRNALADPGILGINAGAGLMVMLFISFYPTTAAAPIFLLPVLALIGAGLTAALIYSLAYKRYEGLSTTRLLLSGIAVAAGISAAMIVLTLKISPEKYQFVATWLAGSIWGTDWKFVLSLLPWILLLLPYVYYKARVMNVLTLGEQAAVGLGVSVSREQLALIAAAVGLAGSCVAVSGGIGFVGLIGPHLARRLVGPRHQILIPTAALAGALLVITADTIGRWMLQPSEIPTGIVVAVIGAPYFLYLLARSKA; from the coding sequence ATGCAAAGTGTAACAGCTACGAAAACAGAACGGCTTAAATCAAAACATGGGTTCACGGCGATCGCTATTTTAAGCATTTTGATTGTCATTGCCTTTATTTTCAGTATGAATACGGGATTTATCCGATTGTCTCCACTGGAGCTATTACAGACGCTGTTTGGAGCAGGTACAGATAAGCAGAATCTAATTCTGTTTGAATTTCGCCTTCCACGTATTGTGATTTCGCTCTTGATTGGTGCGGGTTTAGCTGTGTCAGGCTGTGTGATGCAGGGAATCTCGCGTAATGCATTGGCTGATCCTGGTATTCTCGGTATAAATGCGGGTGCTGGTTTGATGGTAATGCTATTTATTTCTTTTTACCCAACAACAGCAGCTGCGCCGATCTTTTTATTACCTGTTCTAGCTTTGATTGGTGCAGGCTTGACTGCGGCGCTTATCTACTCACTTGCCTACAAGCGATATGAGGGACTTTCAACCACGAGACTGTTACTTAGTGGGATTGCGGTTGCTGCAGGGATAAGTGCTGCCATGATCGTTTTGACATTAAAAATCAGCCCGGAGAAATATCAGTTTGTAGCAACATGGTTAGCAGGGAGTATATGGGGAACTGACTGGAAGTTTGTGTTGTCTTTACTCCCGTGGATTTTACTATTACTACCATACGTGTACTATAAGGCACGAGTCATGAACGTACTAACCCTTGGTGAACAAGCTGCTGTCGGACTTGGCGTGTCTGTATCAAGGGAACAGCTAGCGTTGATAGCTGCGGCAGTCGGACTTGCTGGTTCTTGTGTCGCAGTAAGTGGGGGAATTGGCTTTGTAGGGCTAATTGGTCCGCATCTGGCACGGAGATTGGTTGGTCCACGACATCAGATATTGATTCCCACGGCAGCTCTAGCTGGAGCATTGCTTGTCATCACGGCAGATACGATTGGAAGATGGATGCTACAGCCATCAGAAATACCGACTGGAATTGTGGTAGCTGTTATTGGAGCACCTTATTTTCTCTATCTGTTGGCGCGATCGAAAGCATAG
- a CDS encoding FecCD family ABC transporter permease, which produces MSQKANVSKAVTELDHINVRSRPWVVTLIIIGGLSLLVLAIILSVSFGAADIHFFVVWESIFAFNPEMTQHQIIQELRLPRVLGGAMVGACFAVAGAIMQGMTRNPLADSGLLGINAGAGFALALCFAFFPGLPFMYLIMWSFLGAGLGAGMVYGIGSLAKGGLTPVRLVLAGAALSALLSALSEGIALYFRIGQDLAFWYAGGVAGTKWVQLQIMFPWIAVSIIGAIALSRSITMLSLGEDVARGLGQKTLLVKLMGTLLVLILAGAAVSIVGAVGFVGLIIPHLTRYIVGVDYRYIIPCSAILGSLLVVFADLAARMINPPFETPLGALIALIGVPFFLYLARKERREL; this is translated from the coding sequence ATGAGTCAAAAGGCCAATGTAAGTAAAGCAGTTACAGAGCTCGATCACATCAATGTGAGATCTCGTCCTTGGGTAGTTACATTGATCATAATCGGTGGTTTGAGCTTGCTTGTATTAGCAATTATTTTATCCGTTTCCTTTGGGGCAGCCGATATTCATTTTTTCGTTGTCTGGGAATCTATTTTTGCCTTTAATCCAGAAATGACCCAGCATCAGATCATCCAGGAGCTTCGCTTGCCACGGGTCCTTGGAGGAGCTATGGTGGGGGCTTGTTTTGCTGTTGCAGGAGCAATTATGCAAGGAATGACCCGTAATCCATTAGCAGATTCTGGCTTGTTAGGGATTAATGCTGGAGCTGGGTTTGCTCTGGCACTTTGTTTTGCCTTCTTTCCAGGTCTGCCATTTATGTATTTGATCATGTGGTCGTTTCTTGGTGCAGGCTTAGGAGCCGGAATGGTATACGGGATTGGCTCGCTGGCTAAAGGGGGATTAACACCAGTTCGTCTTGTGTTAGCAGGTGCAGCATTAAGTGCCTTATTATCGGCACTTAGCGAAGGGATTGCCCTATATTTTCGGATCGGTCAGGACTTAGCATTTTGGTATGCTGGGGGCGTGGCAGGGACGAAGTGGGTACAGCTTCAGATTATGTTTCCTTGGATTGCTGTTTCTATTATAGGTGCGATTGCTTTATCGCGTTCCATTACCATGCTTAGTCTAGGTGAGGATGTTGCAAGAGGACTTGGTCAGAAAACCCTCTTGGTAAAGCTGATGGGGACTCTTCTTGTGTTGATTCTAGCAGGTGCTGCGGTGTCGATCGTCGGCGCGGTAGGTTTTGTTGGGCTTATTATCCCTCATCTAACCCGTTATATAGTGGGTGTCGATTATCGCTACATCATTCCATGCTCAGCTATACTTGGAAGTTTACTAGTGGTATTCGCTGATTTAGCTGCTAGAATGATTAACCCTCCCTTTGAGACCCCGCTTGGTGCCTTAATCGCCCTGATAGGTGTTCCGTTCTTTCTCTATCTGGCACGTAAGGAAAGGAGGGAGCTGTAA
- a CDS encoding DUF779 domain-containing protein, whose product MGMQPKVLATEAALALIEKLTAKYGPLLFHQSGGCCDGSSPMCYPVGELLIGDHDVLLGEIGNTPFYMSEAQYEYWKHTQLIIDVVPGRGGMFSLEGPEGVRFLTRSRLFTEE is encoded by the coding sequence ATGGGAATGCAGCCAAAGGTGTTGGCAACAGAAGCTGCGCTTGCTTTAATCGAAAAGCTTACAGCCAAATATGGTCCCCTCTTGTTTCATCAATCTGGGGGCTGTTGCGATGGTAGTTCTCCGATGTGTTATCCTGTGGGGGAACTATTAATCGGCGATCATGATGTACTGCTTGGAGAGATTGGAAATACGCCTTTTTATATGAGTGAAGCCCAGTATGAATATTGGAAGCACACCCAACTGATTATTGATGTGGTTCCTGGACGCGGAGGAATGTTTTCGTTGGAGGGACCAGAGGGTGTTAGATTTTTAACACGCTCTAGATTGTTTACAGAAGAATAG